DNA from Mycobacterium bourgelatii:
TCTGTTGCCGGGTGTTGAACTGGGCGCGGCCTTCCCGCCCGTCACCAGAGCCCCGGTGGGGTGGCTGGCGCAGGCTGATGGCCGCGTGACGTTGGGTGCGGCGGTGCCGTTGGGGGTCCTGCCCGCCCGTGTCGCGGAGTTCCTGGCGGTGATCGATGCGCCGCTGGTGATCACGCCATGGCGTTCGGTGCTGGTTTGCGACCTGGACGAAGGGGTCGCCGACACGGCGCTGCGGGTGCTGGCGCCGCTGGGTCTGGTATTCGACGAGAACTCGCCCTGGCTGGGCGTCAGCGCCTGCACCGGCTCCCCCGGCTGCGCGCATTCGGCCGCCGATGTGCGCGCGGACGCCGCAGCGGCGCTGGACGCAGATTCCGAGGTACACCGGCACTTCGTGGGCTGTGAGCGCGCGTGCGGCAGCCCGCTGGTCGGTGAGGTGTTGGTCGCCAGTGCGGATGGGTATCGGCTGCTCCGCGACGTTCGCCCTTTAGGGTGAGCGGGTGCTCGACTACATCCGCGACGCGGCGGAGATCTACCGGCAGTCGTTCGCAACCATCCGCGCCGAGGCGGACCTGACGCGGTTTCCCGCCGACGTCGCGCGGGTGGTGGTCCGGCTGATCCACACCTGCGGACAGGTCGATGTCGCAGAGCATGTGGCCTTTACCGACGACGTCGTTACGCGGGCCCGGGCCGCGCTGGACGACGGTGCACCCGTGTTGTGCGACTCGTCGATGGTTGCAGCAGGGATCACCGCGGCACGGCTGCCCGCCCGCAACGAGGTGGTGACGCTGGTCGCGGACCCGCGCGCCGCCGACTTGGCCGCCCGCCGGCAGACCACCCGCTCGGCGGCCGGCGTGGAGCTTTGGGCCGAGCGACTGGGCGGTGCCGTGGTGGCGATCGGCAACGCGCCCACCGCGCTGTTCCGGCTGCTCGAATTGATCGACGAGGGCGCGGCGGCACCGGCTGCGGTACTGGGCGGACCGGTCGGCTTCGTCGGGTCGGCGCAATCCAAGCAGGAGCTCATCGAGCGCCCGCGCGGGATGTCGTACCTGGTGGTCCGCGGCCGCCGCGGCGGTAGCGCCATGGCCGCGGCCGCCGTCAATGCGATCGCGAGCGACGCCGAATGACTGGTCGGGGCACGCTCTACGGCGTCGGGCTGGGTCCCGGCGATCCGGAACTGGTGACGGTCAAGGCCGCCCGGCTGATCGGCGAAGCCGATGTGGTGGCCTACCACAGCGCGCGGCACGGGCGCAGCATCGCCCGTGGCATTGCCGAACCATACTTGCGGCCCGGCCAAATCGAAGAGCACCTGGTCTATCCGGTGACCACCGAGACGACCGACCATCCGGGCGGTTACGCCGGCGCGCTGGAGGACTTCTACGTCGCGGCCACCGAACGCATCGCCGCCCACCTGGACGCCGGGCGCAACGTGGCACTGCTCGCCGAGGGCGACCCGTTGTTCTACAGCTCCTACATGCATTTGCACACCCGCCTCACCCAGCGGTTCAACGCGGTCATCGTTCCTGGCGTGACGTCGGTGAGCGCCGCATCCGCGGCGGTTGCGACGCCGCTGGTCGCCGGTGATGAGGTGCTGTCGATTTTGCCGGGGACGCTGCCGGTGGCCGAATTGACCCGTCGGCTGGCCGATGTCGACGCCGCCGTGATCCTCAAACTCGGTCGCTCGTACCACAATGTGCGGGAAGCGCTTTCAGCCTCCGGCCAGCTAGACGACACGTTCTACGTGGAGCGGGCCAGCACCCCGACGCAGCGGGTGCTGCCCGCCGCCGAGGTGGACGAAACCAGCGTGCCGTACTTCTCGCTGGCCATGCTGCCGGGCGGCAGGCGCGGCAAGTCGGTGACCGGCTCCGTCGCGGTGGTCGGTCTGGGCCCGGGCGCCACGGAATGGATGACCCCGCAGAGCCAACGCGAATTATCCTGCGCCACAGACTTGATCGGGTACGCCAACTACCTGGACCGGGTGCCTGTGCGGGACGGCCAACGACGTCATCCCAGTGACAACACCGACGAACCCGCGCGCGCCCGACTGGCCTGCGAGCTCGCCGAGCAGGGCCGCGCGGTGGCCGTGGTGTCCTCCGGCGATCCCGGGGTGTTCGCGATGGCCACCGCTGTCCTGGAAGAGGCCAAGCAGTGGCCCGGCGTGCAGGTTCGGGTGATCCCGGCGATGACGGCCGCCCAGGCGGTGGCCAGTCGGGTCGGGGCGCCGCTGGGGCACGACTACGCGGTGATCTCGTTGTCTGACCGGTTGAAGCCGTGGGACGTCATCGCCCAGCGCATTTCCGCCGCGGCCGCCGCCGATCTGGTGCTGACGATATACAACCCGGCTTCCAAGTCGAGGACCTGGCAAGTGGGCGCGATGCGGGACCTGTTGCTAGAGCACCGCGAACCCGGGACGCCGGTGGTGATCGGCCGCAACGTGTCGGGGCCAGATGAAGAGGTACGCGTGGTGCGGTTGGCGGATCTGAACCCCGCCGACGTCGACATGCGCTGCCTGCTGATCATCGGATCGTCTCAAACCCAATGGCATACGACTGATTACGGCGACAGGGTGTTCACGCCCCGACGTTACTTGCGCTGACCGGGCAGAGCGGACGCGACGATGGTCGCCGCCGCGGCGACGATCGCGTCATTGAACGGGGCGTCGTATCCGCCGGTGACGCAGTCGGAGTAGATCGCCACCACGTACGACGCACCGCTCGGCGACCACACCACGGCGACGTCGTTGGTGCGTCCGTAGTCACCCGACCCCGTCTTGTCCGCGATCTTCCAGTCTGGCGGAAACCCCGTGCGGATCCGCTTGTCCCCCGTCGTATTCCGCACCATCCAGTCGGTGAGCAACCCCCGCTTGTCGGCGGGCAACGCGTCACCGAGCACCAACCGCTGGAATACCCCGGCGATCGCGCGCGGCGTGGTGGTGTCCCGCTCGTCGTTGGGAGCATCTCGATTGAGTTCGGGCTCAAGCTGATCCAGGCGGCTTACGCTGTCCCCCAGGCTGCGCAGGAACTGGGTAAAGCCGGCGGGCCCGCCGATTTCGGCAAGCAGTAGGTTGGCCGCGGTGCCGTCGCTGTAACGGACCGCCGCATCACACAGCTGCCCGATGGTCATTCCGCCGTCGACGTGTTGTTCGGTGATCGGCGAGGTGGACCGGATGTCGTCGCGGGTGTAGGTGATCACCTTGTCCAAGAAGGTCAACGGATTTCGTTGCAGCACCGCTGCTGCGAGCGGCGCCTTGAACGTGGAGCAAAACGCGAACCGCTCGTCGGCGCGGTAGGAGATCGGTGCGGCATCGCCGTCGGCGAGCACATGCACGCCGAGCCGGGATTCGTAGCGCCGCTCAAGTTCTGCAAAGCGCGCCGACAGGTCCTGGGCCGCCCGCGACGTCGAAGTAGTACTCGACTGGGGACGGCCGGTAGCGGCCTGAGATGAACAGCCCACCAACGGAACCAGCATGGCCAGCAGGACTTGCCTTCGGGTGGCGGGCGTTGCGAGCATGCCGCAGTATTCCATGGTCAGGTTGTGGGCTTCTTCGTCGGCGCCGGTGCTGTTCGCCCCGGCCGCCATTCGTAGATGCGGGCTTCACCGTTGTCGTAGATCTTGGTCCAGGAGTGTGACTCTTCCAGTCCCGTCAGCCCGTCGGGCATGACGAAGTCGCCCACCACCGGAGTGCTGGTCAGCACATAGCGGATGTCAAGTGCCTGTACGGCCTGGGCGACGCGGGGATCGCCGTCCGCGTCGTCGGCGTAGGCCCAGAAGATGAACCGGTGGTAACCCGGACCGAGTTGCTGCGGGTAGTCGTAGTGCGTCCAGAGCGGGTGCAGGCCGGCTACCGCGTACATCCACGCGGTGCCGTCGGTGTTGGCGTTACCGATCAGCGTCTCGCGGGCGCCGGGCAGGGTGGCCAGATAGGCCATCGCCTCCAAGTCCTTGTCGTCGATCATGACCTGGTCGTACTTCTCTCCGAGCAGGAAGCGGTGCCGCGGAAAGTAGTGCCACGCGCCGACGATGCTGGCGCCGATCACCACCATGGCGCAGGCGGCATTCCATGCGGGCGAACCCCAAATTCGGAGGTTTCGTCGGGCCAACAGTCCCCGCGTCGCGTTGGCGACCCAGGCGACGAGCATGAACAGGCCGATGCCGGCCATGGGCGTCAGCAGCAGAGTGATCGCCGCCGACAAGCGGCGCGGGTCGGAATAGAAGCTGTCGCTGAATCGTCTGATGAGCGCGCCGATCACGCCACCGAACGGCGCCGCCGAATACACCACGGATCCCACCAGCAGCAACCACACGGCCAACGGCCACCAGACGCGCTTCACGAGCAGGATCACCGCACCGACGGCGGCCAGTACCAGCAGCGTGTATTGGATCGGGTAGTCGCTGAGATGACGGGTGTACTGCAGCACCGCCCGCAGCAAGGCCCGCTTCTTACCCTCGTGACTGACAAAGGAGTGCCCGGCGATGATCTCGGCCTGCTCCAAAATGCCAATCACCTGAGGGACTTTCGCCAGAGCCGTTGTCCCGACGATCAGCAGCAGGGCCACCATGTCAGAGACACGACCGCGCACCGGGCGCCGTAACCCGTCCACCAGCCACCACGCCGCGACAAACACGACCGCGATGACGCCTGCGGTGGTGTGTACCGAGAACACCCCGATCAACGCCAGGACAGCGATCGGGATGCGGTCGCGGTGTCGCAGCGCGGACACGATCAGTACCATCGTCGGCGCGGCAATGCCGTACGCGGCAAGGTTGGGCGTGGCGGCGGTGTTGAACTCGACATACGGCACCGCGGTGAAGGATGCCGCCAATCCCGCTGCGGCAGTAGCGCATCCGGCGGTGGCCCACAGGGTTGTGTGCGGGCGCATCAGATGCCAGGCCAGCGCGGCCGCGCTGCTCGGAAAAAGCCAGATTGCCGCCGCGAGCGAGGACAGGGTGTAGGCGGTTGTGGGCGCGGCGCCGGTGAGTTGAGCAAGCACGGCTGCCAGCGCATGAAACGTTGAGGGGTAAAACAGTCGGGCGTGGGTTTCGACGTTGCGCAGCTCACCCATGTGCGTGGGTGAGGCCTGACCGGTGTCGAGGATCGAGCGAATGGTGTTGGCGTGCCATACCGAATCCCAGGTACTGGGGATGGACTGCCAGTGCGGCAGGGCGGCGACTGCGGCACACCCGATCAACGTTGCGCCCACCACAACACCGGCACCGACACACAGGGCCGGCCATCGCGTGGCCGCTAGGGCTTCGGCATCATGGTCGCGGTAGCGCTCCAACACAACCCGAAATACCGCGGCTAAGAACAACACCACGCCCAGTGCCGCCAGCGCTGTCAGTGCGTTCCACGGAATTCCGATGGCCCCGAACGGGACGATGGCCAAGCCGACCGTGCCGTAGGTCAGCGCTGGGCCGGCGGCGATCGAGATGGGCCATGGCAGGCGGGCTAACCACGCGATCAATGCCCCGGGGATCACCAGCAGCAGCGTCGCCACCAGCACTCCGGCTATCAAATTCACTGAACCCGCCCAGCTGGCCGACTGGCTCGGTCGCCGGGTTCACA
Protein-coding regions in this window:
- a CDS encoding DUF6541 family protein, with the protein product MNLIAGVLVATLLLVIPGALIAWLARLPWPISIAAGPALTYGTVGLAIVPFGAIGIPWNALTALAALGVVLFLAAVFRVVLERYRDHDAEALAATRWPALCVGAGVVVGATLIGCAAVAALPHWQSIPSTWDSVWHANTIRSILDTGQASPTHMGELRNVETHARLFYPSTFHALAAVLAQLTGAAPTTAYTLSSLAAAIWLFPSSAAALAWHLMRPHTTLWATAGCATAAAGLAASFTAVPYVEFNTAATPNLAAYGIAAPTMVLIVSALRHRDRIPIAVLALIGVFSVHTTAGVIAVVFVAAWWLVDGLRRPVRGRVSDMVALLLIVGTTALAKVPQVIGILEQAEIIAGHSFVSHEGKKRALLRAVLQYTRHLSDYPIQYTLLVLAAVGAVILLVKRVWWPLAVWLLLVGSVVYSAAPFGGVIGALIRRFSDSFYSDPRRLSAAITLLLTPMAGIGLFMLVAWVANATRGLLARRNLRIWGSPAWNAACAMVVIGASIVGAWHYFPRHRFLLGEKYDQVMIDDKDLEAMAYLATLPGARETLIGNANTDGTAWMYAVAGLHPLWTHYDYPQQLGPGYHRFIFWAYADDADGDPRVAQAVQALDIRYVLTSTPVVGDFVMPDGLTGLEESHSWTKIYDNGEARIYEWRPGRTAPAPTKKPTT
- a CDS encoding precorrin-8X methylmutase — encoded protein: MLDYIRDAAEIYRQSFATIRAEADLTRFPADVARVVVRLIHTCGQVDVAEHVAFTDDVVTRARAALDDGAPVLCDSSMVAAGITAARLPARNEVVTLVADPRAADLAARRQTTRSAAGVELWAERLGGAVVAIGNAPTALFRLLELIDEGAAAPAAVLGGPVGFVGSAQSKQELIERPRGMSYLVVRGRRGGSAMAAAAVNAIASDAE
- the bla gene encoding class A beta-lactamase, with product MLATPATRRQVLLAMLVPLVGCSSQAATGRPQSSTTSTSRAAQDLSARFAELERRYESRLGVHVLADGDAAPISYRADERFAFCSTFKAPLAAAVLQRNPLTFLDKVITYTRDDIRSTSPITEQHVDGGMTIGQLCDAAVRYSDGTAANLLLAEIGGPAGFTQFLRSLGDSVSRLDQLEPELNRDAPNDERDTTTPRAIAGVFQRLVLGDALPADKRGLLTDWMVRNTTGDKRIRTGFPPDWKIADKTGSGDYGRTNDVAVVWSPSGASYVVAIYSDCVTGGYDAPFNDAIVAAAATIVASALPGQRK
- a CDS encoding precorrin-2 C(20)-methyltransferase; this translates as MTGRGTLYGVGLGPGDPELVTVKAARLIGEADVVAYHSARHGRSIARGIAEPYLRPGQIEEHLVYPVTTETTDHPGGYAGALEDFYVAATERIAAHLDAGRNVALLAEGDPLFYSSYMHLHTRLTQRFNAVIVPGVTSVSAASAAVATPLVAGDEVLSILPGTLPVAELTRRLADVDAAVILKLGRSYHNVREALSASGQLDDTFYVERASTPTQRVLPAAEVDETSVPYFSLAMLPGGRRGKSVTGSVAVVGLGPGATEWMTPQSQRELSCATDLIGYANYLDRVPVRDGQRRHPSDNTDEPARARLACELAEQGRAVAVVSSGDPGVFAMATAVLEEAKQWPGVQVRVIPAMTAAQAVASRVGAPLGHDYAVISLSDRLKPWDVIAQRISAAAAADLVLTIYNPASKSRTWQVGAMRDLLLEHREPGTPVVIGRNVSGPDEEVRVVRLADLNPADVDMRCLLIIGSSQTQWHTTDYGDRVFTPRRYLR